The Campylobacter sp. RM10537 genome has a segment encoding these proteins:
- a CDS encoding CoA-binding protein, giving the protein MDENIKKIIHQTKNIAVVGLSVDKNKASFIVAQYLQKNGYKIYPIYPKFEEVLGEKIYRNLEDINETIDLVLMFRKGSFAANLLPILIKKRIKNFWLQLGIFNDEVQKKCQELGINFVQDKCIMRELPLYKN; this is encoded by the coding sequence ATGGATGAAAATATTAAAAAAATAATTCATCAAACAAAAAATATCGCCGTAGTTGGATTAAGTGTTGATAAAAATAAAGCATCTTTTATCGTAGCTCAATATTTACAAAAAAATGGTTATAAAATTTATCCCATTTATCCTAAATTTGAAGAAGTTTTAGGCGAGAAAATATACAGAAATTTAGAAGATATCAATGAAACAATAGATCTTGTTTTGATGTTTAGAAAAGGAAGTTTTGCTGCTAATTTATTACCAATCCTTATAAAAAAAAGAATTAAAAATTTTTGGCTTCAACTTGGTATTTTTAATGATGAAGTACAAAAAAAATGTCAAGAATTAGGGATTAACTTTGTTCAAGATAAATGTATTATGCGAGAACTACCGCTTTATAAAAATTGA
- the trmA gene encoding tRNA (uridine(54)-C5)-methyltransferase TrmA, producing MSLKEFGNIIDFQEKISFIKDFFLEFYNGEIDFFNSPIKHFRTRAEFSFYHDNHKIYYAMFDPKTKKKIIIDNIDFPDKKICDFMPILLEKIETNINLKEKLFGVEFLATKHELSTTLLYHKNIETINQDLANLSSKLNCNLIARSKNKKLVFNRENLKQSLLIGDKEIFYEFNNDCFIQPNTFINEKMISWVKESLAFEVKKDLLELYCGYGNFTLALADDFSKILATEISKNNIHFALKNCELNDVKNIYFVRLSSEELSQALKKERDFFRLRQFNLDDFHFSHVLVDPPRAGLDKSVIDLIKQYDNIIYISCNPISLKENLKVLNQTHKITKMAIFDQFANTPHLECTTLLTKS from the coding sequence ATGAGTCTTAAAGAATTTGGCAATATAATCGATTTTCAAGAAAAAATTTCTTTCATAAAAGATTTTTTTCTTGAATTTTATAATGGAGAAATTGATTTTTTTAATTCTCCAATAAAACATTTTAGGACTAGAGCCGAATTTTCTTTTTATCATGATAATCATAAAATTTATTATGCAATGTTTGATCCAAAAACCAAGAAAAAGATTATCATAGATAATATTGATTTTCCAGATAAAAAAATTTGTGATTTTATGCCCATTTTACTTGAAAAAATTGAAACTAATATCAATTTAAAAGAAAAACTTTTTGGAGTGGAATTTTTAGCAACAAAGCATGAATTAAGCACCACTCTACTCTATCATAAAAATATAGAAACCATTAATCAAGATCTAGCTAATTTAAGCTCTAAATTAAACTGTAACTTAATTGCGAGAAGTAAAAATAAAAAATTAGTTTTTAATCGTGAAAATTTAAAACAAAGTCTTTTGATAGGAGATAAAGAAATTTTTTATGAATTTAATAATGATTGTTTTATTCAGCCTAATACTTTTATCAATGAAAAAATGATTTCTTGGGTCAAAGAAAGTCTTGCTTTTGAGGTTAAAAAAGATCTACTTGAGCTTTATTGTGGTTATGGTAATTTTACCCTTGCCTTGGCTGATGATTTTTCTAAAATTTTAGCAACTGAAATTTCAAAAAACAATATCCATTTTGCTCTTAAAAATTGTGAATTAAATGATGTTAAAAATATTTATTTTGTTCGTCTTTCTAGCGAAGAATTAAGCCAAGCTTTAAAGAAAGAGAGAGATTTTTTTCGCTTAAGGCAATTTAATTTAGATGATTTTCATTTTTCTCATGTTTTAGTTGATCCTCCTCGTGCAGGATTAGATAAAAGCGTGATAGATTTGATAAAGCAATATGATAATATTATTTATATCTCATGTAATCCCATAAGCCTTAAAGAAAATTTAAAGGTATTAAATCAAACACATAAAATAACAAAAATGGCTATTTTTGATCAATTTGCCAATACTCCACATTTAGAGTGTACAACACTACTTACTAAATCATAA
- a CDS encoding Na+/H+ antiporter NhaC family protein: protein MKIFLFICLPLFCLASSEANANLFGIFTLIPPFIAIALAFITKDVILSLFMGVLSGTFLLSLSTYILKEHSLSLLNFYNTAVESFSKIIAFILNSASDPANAGIILQILCIGGLVALVTKMGGAKAMALKFAKRAKSAVSAQVNTWFLGLLIFFDDYANLLIVGPIMRPLADKFKISREKFAFIIDSTAAPVAGIAIISTWIGVEISLIKTAYKDIGYENINAFGIFLETIPYRFYNIFMLFFVLMTAIMKREFGPMYQAQMRAITTGKIAPIVKSKTLDTAELEDQFLAPKDEIKICVFNAIIPILTLMILALLGFYFNGFNALSGEELEKADAYPLSFETLRMVFGKADSSVVLFQAALFSSIVAIFIGVYRKIFNIKEAIETWIYGWKTMIFTIILLLLAWSLSSIVKELGTSLFITSLLADKMPDYILPATIFAFASGISFAIGTSYGTMGILMPLAVPLAYKIAQLSGMDANAMHHYIVINISCVLTGAIFGNHCSPIADNVILSSMSAKCDHMEHVKTQIPYALFICAISLLTGYIPVSLGVSIWIVLPCNLILIALLLKIIGKKLP from the coding sequence ATGAAAATATTTTTATTTATTTGTTTGCCACTATTTTGCTTAGCTTCTTCTGAAGCCAATGCTAATTTATTTGGAATTTTTACTTTAATACCTCCTTTTATTGCTATTGCTTTAGCTTTTATCACTAAAGATGTGATTTTGTCTCTTTTTATGGGTGTTTTAAGCGGAACTTTTCTTTTAAGTCTTTCCACTTATATCTTAAAAGAACATTCCCTTTCACTGCTCAATTTTTATAATACAGCCGTAGAATCATTTTCTAAAATCATTGCTTTTATTTTAAATTCTGCTTCAGATCCTGCCAATGCAGGTATTATTTTACAAATTCTTTGCATAGGTGGACTTGTGGCACTTGTAACCAAAATGGGTGGTGCAAAAGCTATGGCTTTAAAATTTGCAAAAAGAGCAAAATCTGCTGTAAGTGCTCAAGTTAATACTTGGTTTTTAGGGCTTTTAATATTTTTTGATGATTATGCTAATTTATTAATAGTTGGACCTATCATGCGTCCTTTGGCAGATAAATTTAAAATTTCGCGTGAAAAATTTGCTTTTATTATCGATTCTACGGCTGCACCTGTAGCTGGTATTGCTATTATTTCAACTTGGATAGGTGTAGAAATTTCTCTTATTAAAACTGCTTATAAAGATATTGGTTACGAAAATATCAACGCCTTTGGTATTTTTTTAGAAACCATTCCTTATCGTTTTTATAATATTTTTATGCTCTTTTTTGTTTTAATGACAGCAATTATGAAAAGAGAATTTGGTCCTATGTATCAAGCACAAATGCGCGCTATAACTACTGGAAAAATCGCTCCTATCGTAAAATCTAAAACTCTAGATACAGCAGAATTGGAAGATCAATTTTTAGCTCCTAAGGATGAAATAAAAATTTGCGTTTTTAATGCTATTATTCCTATTTTAACTCTTATGATTCTTGCTTTACTTGGTTTTTATTTTAATGGCTTTAATGCTTTATCAGGAGAAGAGTTAGAAAAGGCCGATGCTTATCCTCTTTCTTTTGAAACCCTAAGAATGGTTTTTGGAAAGGCTGACTCTTCTGTCGTTCTTTTTCAAGCGGCTTTATTTTCAAGTATTGTAGCAATATTTATTGGGGTTTATCGCAAAATTTTTAATATTAAAGAAGCTATTGAAACATGGATTTATGGATGGAAAACAATGATTTTTACCATCATATTACTTTTACTTGCTTGGTCACTTTCAAGCATTGTAAAAGAGCTTGGAACTTCACTTTTTATTACAAGTTTATTAGCAGATAAAATGCCTGATTATATTTTACCTGCGACTATTTTTGCTTTTGCTTCAGGCATTTCTTTTGCTATAGGCACAAGTTATGGAACTATGGGAATTTTAATGCCTCTAGCTGTTCCATTGGCCTATAAAATTGCACAACTTAGCGGAATGGATGCTAATGCTATGCATCATTATATAGTGATTAATATTAGTTGTGTTTTAACAGGAGCTATTTTTGGAAACCATTGTTCTCCAATTGCTGATAATGTTATCTTATCTTCAATGAGCGCAAAATGTGATCACATGGAGCATGTAAAAACTCAAATTCCTTATGCTTTATTTATCTGTGCTATTTCTTTATTGACAGGATATATTCCAGTATCTTTAGGTGTTAGTATTTGGATTGTTTTACCTTGCAATTTAATTCTTATTGCTTTATTGCTTAAGATAATAGGAAAAAAATTACCATGA
- a CDS encoding SDR family NAD(P)-dependent oxidoreductase — MKTALITGTSSGFGEACVKALIKEGFKVIAIARREERLKLLKQTFQEKIYTIALDIREKEKVFSQIQNLPKEFQEIDILINNAGLALGQDEFDSLNLEDIETMVDTNIKGFLYIARAVIPILRKQKNAYIFNLGSVAATNPYFGGNVYCGTKAFVGQFSKALRNDLRGSNIKVTNIAPGLCKTEFSEVRFKGDKEKADEVYKDTKFISAEDIAKVILSIINLPEHININEIELMPITQTWNGFYIEKSQ; from the coding sequence ATGAAAACAGCTTTAATCACTGGAACCAGTTCTGGATTTGGTGAAGCTTGCGTCAAAGCTTTGATCAAAGAGGGATTTAAAGTTATAGCTATAGCTAGACGCGAAGAAAGACTTAAACTTTTAAAACAAACATTTCAAGAAAAAATATATACCATAGCTTTAGATATACGCGAAAAAGAAAAGGTTTTTTCACAAATACAAAATTTACCTAAAGAATTTCAAGAAATTGATATTTTAATTAACAATGCAGGACTTGCCTTAGGACAAGATGAATTTGATAGTTTAAATTTAGAAGATATCGAAACCATGGTTGATACAAACATTAAAGGTTTTTTGTATATTGCTAGAGCTGTAATTCCTATACTTAGAAAGCAAAAAAATGCTTATATTTTTAATCTAGGCTCCGTTGCAGCTACTAATCCTTATTTTGGAGGCAATGTGTATTGCGGAACCAAAGCTTTTGTTGGACAATTTTCCAAAGCTTTAAGAAATGATTTACGCGGAAGTAATATTAAAGTTACTAATATTGCCCCTGGTTTATGCAAAACAGAATTTAGTGAGGTAAGATTTAAAGGTGATAAAGAAAAGGCTGATGAAGTTTATAAAGATACAAAATTTATTAGTGCTGAAGATATTGCAAAAGTTATTTTATCTATTATCAATCTTCCAGAGCATATTAATATCAATGAAATAGAACTCATGCCAATCACTCAAACTTGGAATGGCTTTTACATAGAGAAGAGTCAATGA
- a CDS encoding ankyrin repeat domain-containing protein gives MKVFFILFCGLINLVAQDIIDCDYIKKNRTQIFEQNSNFTHLEIASKCPDSLKNQIFTQKLYKIANEIRGENSACNGIEYLPKLQKFDFLLLKIALDPKSYQKKLDTPENLEKKYDILKSYFRYWAYQSIGNFRLYRDFWQEYNQAINPLEKYFQDNFNFDQGSNTYYATNALNEFLNWAVGETKIYKDISPLAKVVSNKNNSIEYIQDFLFKNNLSKDELTIGLQAALLNQRKQPILDLLIHYGARIDEGYEDALFYALENYDNTKFLLDIGADVNSSNAFGKTPLFYAIEFNRKDIISLLLQYGADVNKKYINNNEKLALSANNYDNTPYFITFCALEHTSKNVLMHAAAYGDVEILKMLISKGAKIHDVDDLGFNALDFAIAAGKQENANYLKSLGLKANENLFYGGSLE, from the coding sequence TTGAAAGTATTTTTTATTTTGTTTTGCGGACTAATAAATTTAGTGGCGCAAGATATTATAGACTGTGATTATATAAAAAAAAATAGAACACAAATTTTTGAACAAAATAGTAATTTTACACATCTTGAAATAGCTTCAAAATGCCCTGACTCTTTAAAAAATCAAATTTTTACTCAAAAACTTTATAAAATAGCTAATGAAATTCGTGGAGAAAATAGTGCTTGTAATGGTATAGAATATTTACCTAAACTTCAAAAATTCGATTTTTTGCTTTTAAAAATAGCGCTTGATCCCAAATCTTATCAAAAAAAATTAGACACTCCAGAAAACTTAGAGAAAAAATATGATATTTTAAAATCTTATTTTAGATATTGGGCCTATCAAAGTATAGGTAATTTTAGACTTTATAGAGATTTTTGGCAAGAATATAATCAAGCTATTAATCCTTTGGAAAAATACTTTCAAGATAATTTTAATTTTGATCAAGGAAGTAACACTTATTATGCAACTAATGCTTTAAATGAATTTTTAAATTGGGCTGTAGGCGAAACAAAGATTTATAAAGATATCAGTCCTTTGGCTAAGGTAGTTTCAAATAAAAATAATTCTATAGAATATATACAAGATTTTCTTTTTAAAAATAATCTTAGCAAAGATGAGCTTACTATTGGTTTGCAAGCTGCACTTTTAAATCAAAGAAAGCAACCCATACTTGATCTTTTAATTCACTATGGTGCTAGAATTGATGAAGGCTATGAAGATGCTTTGTTTTATGCGTTAGAAAATTATGATAATACTAAATTTTTATTAGATATAGGTGCTGATGTAAATAGTAGCAACGCTTTTGGAAAAACTCCTTTATTTTATGCTATTGAATTTAACCGAAAAGATATTATTTCCTTGCTTTTGCAATATGGAGCCGATGTTAATAAAAAATACATTAACAATAATGAAAAATTAGCCTTAAGCGCTAATAACTATGATAACACTCCTTATTTTATAACCTTTTGTGCTTTAGAACATACTTCAAAAAATGTTTTAATGCATGCTGCTGCTTATGGGGATGTTGAGATATTAAAAATGCTTATCTCAAAAGGCGCTAAAATTCATGATGTAGATGATTTAGGTTTCAATGCGCTTGATTTTGCTATAGCTGCAGGAAAACAAGAAAATGCAAATTATCTTAAAAGTCTTGGATTAAAAGCAAATGAAAATTTATTTTACGGAGGAAGTTTGGAATGA
- a CDS encoding methylated-DNA--[protein]-cysteine S-methyltransferase — MFQVFYKLPICSLLLKSDGEFLTEVDFCFGEYFEENSCELLEFATWELKNYFSKKLKIFKTPLKIQGSSFEVKVYKALMQIPYGQTITYKDLAQNINHPKAFRAVGNANSKNNIPIFIPCHRVVAKNSIGGYNGGVSIKKFLLQNEGIKI, encoded by the coding sequence ATGTTTCAAGTTTTTTATAAATTACCTATATGTTCTTTATTGTTAAAAAGTGATGGCGAATTTTTAACCGAAGTTGATTTTTGTTTTGGAGAATATTTTGAGGAAAATTCCTGCGAATTGTTAGAATTTGCTACTTGGGAATTAAAAAATTATTTTTCTAAAAAATTAAAAATTTTTAAAACTCCTTTAAAAATTCAAGGAAGTAGCTTTGAGGTAAAAGTTTATAAAGCTTTGATGCAAATTCCCTATGGGCAAACAATTACCTATAAAGATCTTGCACAAAATATCAATCACCCTAAAGCTTTTAGAGCTGTTGGAAATGCCAATTCTAAAAATAATATTCCCATTTTTATTCCTTGTCATCGTGTAGTTGCAAAAAATAGTATTGGCGGATATAATGGTGGAGTTAGCATTAAGAAATTTTTACTTCAAAATGAAGGTATAAAAATTTAA
- the metG gene encoding methionine--tRNA ligase → MRYITTPIYYVNDVPHLGHAYTTIIADTMARFYRLQGHETKFLTGTDEHGQKIEQAAKERNSTPKEYTDKISAEFKKLWNELEINYDIYARTTDQTHIEFVQAMFLKMWQKGDIYKDQYEGHYCISCESFFTKSQLINETCCPDCGKNTTLLKEESYFFKLSKYQDQILKWYEEKDPILPKNKKNELINFIQNGLKDLSITRTSFDWGIKLPKEINDEKHIIYVWLDALFIYISSLKAQNEKFWPAHIHLVGKDILRFHAIYWPAFLMSVELPLPKFIGAHGWWTKEGEKMSKSKGNVIKPKEIVDTYGIEAFRYFLLREVPFGNDGDFSESMLINRINAELSNEFGNLLNRIIGMSQKYNNGIITQNKILDFYKNELDEAMQYLKLAIDYLENLQCNRYLEEIFKALSVANLAISKYEPWNLIKENKLDEANALIGLCANILAKTSILLSPALPNSCKKISQALNFEISTINYEKLIINNELFNFKATVCDVLFPKIEIKQPEVKQEIKKEEKAKIKIEDFSKIEIKVATVLECQNIEGSEKLLKFQLELENKEIRQVVSGIAKYYKACDLVGKQVCVITNLKKAKIFGHESNGMILSAKYNDKLVLITPEQLIHNGALIG, encoded by the coding sequence ATGCGTTATATTACAACTCCAATTTATTATGTGAATGATGTGCCTCATTTAGGACACGCTTATACCACTATTATTGCCGATACTATGGCTAGATTTTATCGCCTGCAAGGTCATGAAACAAAATTTTTAACAGGGACTGATGAACACGGACAAAAAATAGAGCAAGCAGCAAAAGAAAGAAATTCGACACCTAAAGAATATACAGATAAAATCAGTGCTGAATTTAAAAAGCTATGGAATGAATTAGAAATTAATTATGATATTTATGCTAGAACTACAGATCAAACACATATTGAATTTGTACAAGCTATGTTTTTAAAAATGTGGCAAAAAGGTGATATATATAAAGATCAATACGAAGGACATTACTGCATTTCCTGTGAAAGTTTTTTTACTAAAAGTCAATTAATCAATGAAACTTGCTGTCCAGATTGTGGAAAAAATACTACACTTTTAAAAGAAGAAAGTTATTTTTTCAAGCTTTCAAAATATCAAGATCAAATTCTAAAATGGTATGAAGAAAAAGATCCTATTCTTCCTAAAAATAAAAAAAACGAACTTATAAATTTTATACAAAATGGACTCAAAGATCTTTCTATTACGCGAACAAGTTTTGATTGGGGTATTAAACTTCCAAAAGAAATTAATGATGAAAAGCATATAATTTATGTTTGGCTTGATGCGCTTTTTATTTATATTAGTTCTTTAAAAGCTCAAAATGAAAAATTTTGGCCTGCGCATATTCATCTAGTTGGTAAAGATATCTTGCGTTTTCATGCAATTTATTGGCCAGCTTTTTTGATGAGCGTAGAGCTACCCTTGCCTAAATTTATAGGCGCTCACGGCTGGTGGACTAAAGAAGGCGAAAAAATGAGTAAATCTAAAGGCAATGTTATTAAGCCTAAAGAAATTGTAGATACTTATGGCATAGAAGCTTTTAGATATTTCTTGCTTAGAGAGGTTCCTTTTGGAAACGATGGTGATTTTAGCGAAAGTATGCTTATCAATCGTATCAATGCAGAATTAAGTAATGAATTTGGCAATTTACTCAATCGTATTATAGGAATGAGTCAAAAATATAACAATGGGATAATTACTCAAAATAAGATTTTAGATTTTTATAAAAATGAACTCGATGAAGCAATGCAATATCTAAAACTTGCTATAGATTATTTAGAAAATTTACAATGCAATCGCTATTTAGAAGAGATTTTTAAGGCCTTAAGTGTAGCAAATTTAGCTATTAGCAAATACGAACCTTGGAATTTAATCAAAGAAAATAAACTCGATGAAGCAAACGCGCTTATTGGGCTTTGTGCAAATATTTTAGCTAAAACTAGTATTTTGTTAAGCCCTGCTTTGCCAAATTCTTGTAAAAAAATTTCTCAAGCTTTAAATTTTGAAATTTCGACTATTAATTATGAAAAGTTGATTATTAATAATGAATTATTTAACTTTAAAGCTACAGTTTGTGACGTTTTATTTCCAAAAATTGAAATTAAACAACCAGAAGTAAAACAAGAAATTAAAAAAGAGGAAAAAGCAAAAATAAAAATCGAAGATTTTTCCAAAATAGAAATCAAAGTTGCGACGGTTTTAGAGTGTCAAAATATAGAAGGTAGTGAAAAACTTTTAAAATTTCAACTTGAGCTTGAAAATAAAGAAATTCGCCAAGTAGTCTCTGGTATAGCCAAATACTATAAAGCTTGTGATTTAGTAGGAAAACAAGTTTGCGTTATAACCAATCTTAAAAAAGCAAAAATTTTTGGACATGAAAGTAATGGTATGATATTAAGTGCAAAATATAATGACAAGCTTGTACTTATTACTCCTGAACAGTTGATTCACAATGGAGCATTAATAGGTTGA
- a CDS encoding class 1 fructose-bisphosphatase: MEELISYIQKAILEISDSLKFPDTSYSQNHNSTGDTQLKFDILSDEIITKTLSQCPTLKAIISEEKNEILKINDNAKYIVAYDPLDGSSLMDVNFAIGSIFGIYEEKASAKNLKAAVYSMYGARLEMVICEDTPKLYRLNKNNEFIFIKELKMEEKGKINATGGTQKFWDEKHTRFIKFLFDENYRLRYSGAMVSDINQILLKGGGIFSYPATKDSPKGKLRAFFEVFPLAFIVEKAGGKTTNGSNQSLLDLEFEAIHATTPCFFGSKYEIEKLLEIYNG; encoded by the coding sequence ATGGAAGAATTAATTTCTTATATTCAAAAAGCTATTTTAGAAATTTCAGATTCTTTGAAATTTCCAGATACAAGTTATAGCCAAAACCACAATTCTACAGGCGATACTCAACTTAAATTTGATATATTAAGTGATGAGATTATTACAAAAACCTTAAGTCAATGCCCTACCCTTAAAGCCATTATCAGTGAAGAAAAAAATGAAATTTTAAAAATTAATGATAATGCAAAATATATTGTAGCTTATGATCCGCTTGATGGTTCTAGCCTTATGGATGTTAATTTTGCCATAGGGTCTATTTTTGGTATTTATGAAGAAAAAGCTAGTGCTAAAAATTTAAAAGCAGCGGTTTATAGCATGTATGGAGCTAGATTAGAAATGGTTATTTGTGAAGATACTCCTAAATTATATCGTCTCAATAAAAATAATGAATTTATTTTTATTAAAGAATTAAAAATGGAAGAAAAAGGGAAAATTAACGCTACAGGCGGAACACAGAAATTTTGGGACGAAAAACACACTCGATTTATCAAATTCTTATTTGATGAAAACTATCGTTTAAGATACTCTGGAGCTATGGTAAGTGATATCAACCAAATTCTACTCAAAGGAGGTGGAATTTTTAGTTATCCAGCGACAAAAGATTCTCCTAAAGGAAAATTAAGAGCTTTTTTTGAAGTTTTCCCTTTGGCGTTTATCGTGGAAAAGGCGGGTGGAAAAACTACAAATGGAAGTAATCAATCTTTACTTGATCTCGAATTTGAAGCTATACATGCAACAACTCCTTGTTTTTTTGGCTCCAAATACGAAATTGAAAAACTTCTGGAAATTTATAATGGCTGA
- the mobB gene encoding molybdopterin-guanine dinucleotide biosynthesis protein B: MEKLIMAFSGPSNSGKTTLITKISNEFINQGLKVLIIKHDPADKAQFDFNGKDSFKFFQTGAEVMVLSPTRTTFFSHQQRDILKALQLSQDFDICLVEGLKNLDLPRISVFCQEIDESYFPFSKAIASYNKISHANLIWLDLNNIKEICRYILNNAKKI, from the coding sequence ATGGAAAAATTAATTATGGCCTTTAGTGGCCCATCAAATTCTGGAAAAACAACTCTTATTACAAAAATTTCGAATGAATTTATAAATCAAGGATTGAAAGTTCTTATCATTAAGCATGATCCCGCAGATAAAGCTCAGTTTGATTTTAATGGAAAAGATAGTTTTAAATTTTTTCAAACCGGTGCAGAGGTAATGGTTTTAAGTCCTACAAGGACGACTTTTTTTTCCCATCAACAAAGAGATATTTTAAAAGCCTTACAATTATCACAAGACTTTGATATATGTTTAGTTGAAGGTTTAAAAAATTTAGATCTACCGCGTATTAGTGTTTTTTGCCAAGAAATTGATGAGAGTTATTTTCCATTTTCTAAAGCTATTGCAAGTTATAATAAAATTTCTCATGCGAATTTAATTTGGCTTGATTTAAACAATATTAAAGAAATTTGTAGATATATATTAAACAATGCAAAAAAAATCTAA
- a CDS encoding lytic transglycosylase domain-containing protein yields MKKICLLFLSFIYLNALEYDLKTLKKQDNSLAKDYYIYRLLEKKTLGKEEIENLKSHIFRYTGKIKTEFEKIIPIKPYINPKYIQCYTYTNNTILDANLSCQSVRLNSISFIESLSNKDRDILAKKFDSKRPDFSNLLLAFNSNKPMRYMEEKDDVNGFYKLYKYLKTDDGDFDINASFVNKISNYNDFDNFAQTIIIQKQYPKFRYSLLQTNPKNTKEYTAFYLGINALTYNKDHIAYEFFKQAAQTFKSRSGRDNAIFWMWLIKKDEKDLQMLAQSNSLNIYSLYAKELTHTAFPKIETINVNKKKNDFNMQDPFAWQKLNKTILEANATQLDVLAKKFDTEETLPIYAYILERKSKFKKHYFITPYYQYIKDYDIPRQALILAITRQESRFIPTAISVSYALGLMQFMPFLANHIGEKELKIPNFDQDFMFKPEIAFYFGNHHLDYLEKRLKSPLFIAYAYNGGIGFVTRLLAKDDMFKNGKYEPFLSMELVPYQESRIYGKKVLANYIVYRHLLNDSIKISDIFENLIQNKANDLNKS; encoded by the coding sequence GTGAAAAAAATATGCTTATTGTTTTTAAGTTTTATATATCTTAATGCGTTAGAATACGATTTAAAAACTTTAAAAAAACAAGATAATTCTTTAGCTAAAGATTATTATATTTATAGACTTTTAGAAAAAAAGACTTTGGGTAAAGAAGAAATTGAAAATTTAAAATCTCATATTTTTCGTTATACTGGCAAAATAAAAACAGAATTTGAGAAAATTATTCCTATTAAACCCTATATTAATCCAAAATATATACAATGTTATACTTATACAAACAATACTATTTTAGATGCGAATTTAAGTTGTCAAAGCGTGCGTTTAAATTCTATTTCTTTTATTGAGAGTTTAAGCAATAAAGATCGAGATATATTGGCAAAAAAATTTGATTCTAAAAGACCTGATTTTTCAAATTTACTTCTTGCTTTTAATTCTAACAAGCCTATGAGATATATGGAAGAAAAAGACGATGTAAATGGTTTTTATAAGCTTTATAAATACTTAAAAACCGATGATGGAGATTTTGACATAAATGCAAGTTTTGTAAATAAAATCTCTAATTACAATGATTTTGATAATTTTGCTCAAACCATTATTATTCAAAAGCAATATCCAAAATTTAGATATTCTCTTTTGCAAACAAATCCAAAAAATACCAAAGAATATACAGCATTTTATTTAGGTATTAATGCCTTAACTTACAATAAAGATCATATAGCTTATGAATTTTTTAAACAGGCTGCACAAACTTTTAAAAGTAGAAGCGGTAGAGATAATGCTATTTTTTGGATGTGGTTAATCAAAAAGGATGAAAAAGATTTACAAATGCTTGCTCAAAGCAATTCTTTAAATATCTATAGCCTTTATGCTAAAGAATTAACCCACACCGCTTTTCCTAAAATCGAAACAATTAATGTTAATAAGAAAAAAAATGATTTTAATATGCAAGATCCGTTTGCATGGCAAAAGCTTAATAAAACAATACTTGAAGCTAACGCAACACAATTAGATGTATTAGCTAAAAAATTCGATACTGAAGAAACTTTACCTATCTATGCTTATATTTTAGAGAGAAAATCTAAATTTAAAAAGCATTATTTTATCACACCTTATTATCAGTACATTAAAGATTATGATATTCCTAGACAAGCTTTAATTTTAGCTATCACTAGACAAGAAAGTAGATTTATTCCTACAGCTATTTCGGTCTCTTATGCATTAGGTTTAATGCAATTTATGCCTTTTTTAGCTAATCATATCGGAGAAAAAGAATTAAAAATTCCAAATTTTGATCAAGATTTTATGTTTAAACCTGAAATAGCTTTTTATTTTGGAAACCATCATTTAGATTATTTAGAAAAAAGATTAAAATCCCCTTTATTTATAGCTTATGCTTATAACGGTGGTATAGGATTTGTAACAAGATTGTTAGCTAAAGATGATATGTTTAAAAATGGAAAATATGAACCTTTTTTATCTATGGAATTAGTTCCTTATCAAGAAAGCCGAATTTATGGAAAAAAAGTATTGGCTAATTATATTGTGTATCGACATCTTCTGAACGATAGTATAAAGATTTCGGATATTTTTGAAAATTTAATTCAAAACAAGGCAAATGATTTAAACAAATCTTAG